The Horticoccus luteus DNA window GTCCAAATTGGGGGAGGATTTCAAATGAAAGAGTCTAAGTTCATCGAGTTGCTCAATCTCTACGTCGATCACGAGATCAACGCCGCGGAAGCCGCGGAACTGGAGGCCGAAATTCAGCAGAATCCCCAGCGGCGGGAAGTTTACCACCAGTATTGTCGCATCCAAAAGGGCTGCACCGTGCTGGCCGATCAGTTCCGCACGGAAGCGCCGCAGCCGGCAGCGAGTCCCGCGCACGCGCGGCGGCGGTCGCCGGCGTGGGCTTATGCCGGGGGACTGCTCGCGGCTGCAGCGTGCGCCGCCTTCGTCGTCACCACGAAACTGCATCAGGCAACCGCGCCGCAGGCACTCAGTCCCGCGCGGACTTCCGGCAACGCATTGGCAAGCGCGTTACCCGCGGCTCCGGCCGCCTCCGTAGCTGTGATGCAGAAACCAGCTGCGCTGCCCACCGCGCACATGGATTTTCAACCAGTGCTCGTATCGCACACGCTGCATTTGGCCAACCTCGCAGCGGATACGGACAGCACGATGCTCACGGCGCGCGATCAGGCCAAACTTGATTGGTTGCAAAACATCCAACTCTCGCCGCTCAGAGTGCCCGCGGAAAATCTGCGCTTTGACACGCAGACGAGCTCGGGCGCCGACAATCGTGTCTACGCCGGCCGCAAGCCGATCGGCACCGCGGAGATGACCGCGTTTCAGTTCCAGCGCTAGGCCTAAGCCAGCGCTTTTTTGATCAGCGCCTCGGTGCTCGCATCGGCGCCGAGAGCCAGCGTCGCGCGACGTACTGCTTGGTCGGCATCAGCCGCGCGATAGCCAAGAGCGGTAAGAGCAGCCACGGCGTCCCGATGCCGGCTTTCGCCGGGCGTGTCGACGCCCGCTCCGCTTGCCTCGCCCGCCAGGCTGCTTTGTCCGCCCACCTTGGACTTCAATTCCACCACGAGGCGCTCCGCTGTTTTTTTTCCGATGCCCGGGCATTTCGCGAGCGAGCCGATATCGCCGAGGCGGATCGCGCTTTCAAGCAATGGAAGCGACAGCCGACTCATGATCGTCAACGCGAGTTTCGGGCCGACGCCGGTCACGTTTTCGATCATCAACCGGAAAAAATCCCGCTCAGCCGGCGTTGCAAAACCGTAAAGCGTCTGGGCGTCCTCACGATAGATGACCAACGTGTGCAGCTTCACCGTTGCGCCCGTCGCCGGCAGTTTTTCTGCGGTGGTGACGGGAATGTTCACCTCGTAGCCGAAGCCGTTGAGCTCGACGATCGCGTGCAACGGCGTGGCCGAGGAAAGTGTGCCTTGGATGGAAGTGATCACACGCAGAACTCAGGTGAGACCGAGCACGTCTTGCATGTCGTAAACGCCGGGCGGTTGGGTAACGACCCATTGCGCGGCGCGCACGGCTCCCCGCGCGAAAATGCCGCGATCGCTGGCTTTGTGCGTCAGCTCGAGGCGTTCACCGAGCGCAGCAAACATCACCGTGTGATCGCCGACGACGTCGCCGCCCCGCAGTGCATGAATGCCCACTTCCGAAGGCGAACGCTCGCCGGTGATGCCGTGCCGGCCATGACGCAGCGCAGACTCATTGAGTTGACGTTCTTCCAGGATAATTTCGAGCAGACGCGCGGCGGTGCCGCTGGGCGCATCCTTTTTGAAGCGGTGATGCATCTCGAGGACTTCGACGTCGTAATCGCCGCCGAGCACTTGAGTCGCGCGTCGCGTGAGAGCAAACAAGAGATTGACCCCCACGGAAAAATTTCCGGCCCACACGCAGGGGATGGCGGCAGCCAAGGGGCGCAGTCGCGCTTTGTCTTCGGCGGAGTGGCCGGTCGTGCCAATGACGAGGGGCTTCCCGTGTTGGGTGGCAGCGGCAATCAGCGACTCGGTGGCGCGATGCGAGCTGAAATCGACAATGACATCGCAAGCCGCGATGGCGGGCCCCGTGGCATCGCCGACGTCGATGGCCGCGCAGACGTGCAGGCCGGCACCTTCCGCCGCGGCGAGCACCGCCTGACCCATGCGGCCTTTCGCGCCGTTAAGGCAAAGTTTGAGCGCCATGATCAGCGTTGGCCGGCGGCGGCGAGAGCTTGATCGACCGCGGCGCGGGTGGCGTCGCCAATTCCGACCAACGGGGTGCGCACTTCGGCGGAATGGATGATGCCGGCGCGTTGCAAGGCATATTTGATTGGCACCGGATTCGGATCGAGGAAGAGAGCTTTGAAAGCGGGATAGAGTTTCCGATGCACTTTGGCCGCGGTGCGGAAGTCATTGGCGAGGGCGGCCGAGACGAGTTGCTTCACCGGGCGCACAAGCAAATTGGACGCGACGCTGATGACGCCTTCCGCGCCCACCGCCATAAACGGCAGCGTGAGGGAATCATCGCCGCTGAGCACCGTGAGATCGCGACCGAGGGCATGCTTGAGTTGATCGACCCGGTCGACGCTGCCGCCGGCTTCCTTGATGTGGGCCACGTGGGCGTATTTCGCCCGCAGTTGCTCGACAACCGCGACGCTGATTTCGATGCCGCAACGGCCGGGAATCGAATAGAGCACGATCGGGCGATCGGTGGCTTCGGCGATCGCGCTGAAGTGCTCCAGCAGCCCGGCGGCGTTCGGCTTGTTGTAGTAAGGCGCGACGACCAGCATCGCATCCGCGCCGGCGTCGTGAGCCTGGTGGGTGAGCTCGACGGCTTCGCGAGTCGAATTGGAGCCCGTGCCCGCAATCACCGGCACGCGACCGCGCGCGGCCGCGATGGTCGCGCGGACGACCTCCATGTGTTCATCGTGCGAGAGCGTCGGTGACTCGCCGGTGGTGCCGACGGGAACGAGGCCGTCGATTCCGCCTTTGATCTGGAATTCGACGAGCTTGCGCAAGTCGTCGTAGTCGACGGCGTCGTTGCGAAAGGGCGTCACGAGGGCCGTGAGAGTGCCGGTCAGTCGTCTAATCTTCATGCGGAAAGAGGTGGTGGCGGCCAAAGATGCCTTGCGAGAGAAGCAGGCCGATTTACACAGTAGGCAACGCTTTTTTACCCCGCGAATCCATGACACCGCACACCGAGATTTTTAACGAATTGCTCAAGCTGGCGGTCGAAAACGGCGCGAGCGACATCGTGATCAAGGCCAACAAGCCGGCGTATGTGCGCCTGGGCGGGCGGTTGAAGCCGGTGGACATGGATCCGATCACCAACGACATCGCGGGCGCATTTGTTGAGGAACATGTGCCGGAGGTGTTTCGGTCGCGTTGGGACACGGAAGGGCAGGTCGATTTCGCCTATGCGGCGGACGGCGTGGGGCGCTTTCGCGTGAACGGTTTTCATCAACGCGGCCTCGTGAGCATCGTGTTGCGCCATATCAAAAGCCGGGTGCCGGATTTTGAGCAACTGGGGCTGCAGTCCGAGGCGTTGATCCGGATGTCGCAGGCGAAAGATGGAATTTTGCTGGTCTGTGGCGCGACAGGATCGGGCAAAAGTTCAACGATGGCCGCGATGCTCAACTGGATTAACCAAAATCTGGAGAAGCATATCGTCACGATTGAAGATCCCATCGAATACACGTTTCAGGACGAGAAATCGGTGTTTCAGCAGCGGGAAATCGGGCTCGATGTGCCAAGCTTCGAACTGGCGATCAAGGCCGTGCTGCGGCAAAATCCGGACATCATCCTCATCGGCGAAATGCGCGACCGGGAGACGTTCGAAACGGCCATCTCGGCGGCGGAAACCGGGCATCTGGTTTTCTCGACCATGCACGCGGCGACGGTGGCGCAATCAATGACGCGCCTGTTCGAGTTTTTTCCGCCGGAGGAGCAGGTGCAGGCGCGGCGACAAATTTCGGGGTCCTTGCGCGGATTCGTTTGCCAGAAACTGGTCCCGGCCCTCGAAGGCGGCGGACGCGTGCCGACGAACGAGATATTGAATGCCGACGCGGTGGTGAAAAACCTTATTCTTGAAGGCCAATTCGAAAAAATCCAGGGCCTGCTCGAAGGCAGTGCGGACTCGCACAGTTTTTCGTTCAACAAGGATATTTACCGCCTCATCAAGGCCGGCAAAATCAGCAAGGCGGAAGGTTTGCGCTATTCGCCAAACCCGCAGGCCCTCGACATGAATCTGAAGGGGATTTTCATCAAAGCCTGAGTGCGTTGCGCGCGGGGCAAGCCACGCGCGCGAACGTGGACGAGGCAGGACGGCGATTCTGGCGGGCGTGCGGTTTTCGGACTTGGTTTTTACTCGCGCGGGCGTTTCTCTACCCGGTTTTCCTATGGCACTGGCACTTCTTTTTGCAGGGCAGGGCGCTCAAAAGGTCGGCATGGGCCGGTCGCTCTACGAGCAATCTCCGGCTGCGCGCGCGCGTTTCGATGAAGCGGATCAGGTATTGGGTTACAGTCTGACCAAATTGTGCTTCGAAGGGCCGGAGTCCGAGCTCACGCAGACGAAGCACTGTCAGCCCGCGCTCTTCGTGCATGGATTGGCCTTGGTCGATGCATTGCGCGAACAGGGGAAATTGCCCAACGTGCAATTCGCGCTGGGTCTGAGTCTCGGCGAACTGACGGCTTACGCAGCCGCGGGCGTGTTTGATTTCGCCACGGGCCTCAAAATTGTCGCTGAGCGCGGACGCTTGATGCAGCAAGCCTGCGAGCAGACTGCCGGCGCCATGGCGGCAGTCATTGGCGAAGAGCGCGGCCGGGTGGCGGAATTATGCCGTGAGTTCGACGTCGAAGCGGCGAATTTCAACGCGCCGGGACAAATCATCATTTCAGGGGAGAAAGAAAAAATCGCGACCGCGGTCGCGGGTGCCAAAGAGCGCGGCATGAAAAAAGTAATCCCCCTCAACGTCGCCGGCGCTTATCACAGCCGGTTGATGGAGTCGGCGCGCGCGGCGTTTGCGGCCTACCTCGACGGCGTCGCGTTTGCGGCGCCAAAGTTCACAGTTTTCACCAACACCACCGGCCAGGTGATCAGCGAGCCAGCCGCCTTGAAAGCCGCACTGGTCAAGCAGGTCGTCTCGTCGGTTTTGTGGGAAGACTGCATGCGCAGTGCCGCCGCCGCCGGCGCGACCGAGTTTTGGGAACTCGGGCCGGGCGGTGTCCTCGCCGGGCTGGCGCGCCGCACTGACAAAAACTGGGCGATCAAATCATTTACCGAATTCTCCGACCTCGCCGCCTGATGACCGACGTCCCGCATACTCGTAATTTTTGCATTATCGCGCACGTTGATCACGGCAAGACGACGCTGTCTGACCGGCTCCTCGAATATACGAACACCGTCGCGCACCGCGTGATGACGGACCAGCATCTCGACTCGATGGATCTGGAGAAGGAGCGCGGCATCACCATCAAATCGCACCCGGTGACGATGCTGTATCCGGCCAAGGACGGGATCTCGTATCGCCTCAACCTCATGGATACGCCGGGACACGTCGACTTCTCCTATGAGGTGTCGCGGTCGCTCGCGGCGTGTGAAGGCGCCGTGCTGCTCATCGATGCGGCGCAAGGCGTCGAAGCGCAAACGGTCGCAAACGCCCATTTGGCGTTCAGCCAGAATCTCAAGGTCATCCCGGTCATCAACAAGATCGACCTGCCCAGCGCGAATCTCGAGCTTTGCCTGCAACAACTCGAGGACATCCTGGCGATTCCGTCCGACGAGGCGATTCTCGCGAGCGGCAAGGCGGGCATCGGGATCAGTGACATTCTGGAGGCGGTTGTCGCGCGGGTGCCGCCGCCGCGTTGGACCAATTATCCGCAGACACGGGCGCTGGTGTTCGACTCCCTATACGATTCGTATCGCGGCGTCATCGCGTATGCGCGCGTGTTTTCCGGCAGTCTCAAAGCGGGCGACATGGTCGAGTTAATGAGCAACGGCGTCCGCACCGAGGTGAAGGAAGTCGGCGTGTTTACGCCCAAGATGCAGAAGGTGGCCGAACTCGATGCCGGCGCGGTCGGCTATTTCGTCTCGAACATCAAGGATCCGGCGGAAATTAAAACGGGTGACACCGTCACGCTGTCGCAGCGGCGCGCCACCGAGATGTTGCCGGGCTACAAGGAAGTGAGGCCGATGGTGTTTTGCGGCCTCTATCCGGTGGAAAGTTCCGACTACGAAAAACTGAAGGCCGCGGTGGGCCGGTTGCGGCTCAATGATGCCGCGTTTGTCTATCAGCAGGAGAGCTCGATCGCCCTCGGATTCGGCTTTCGCTGCGGCTTCCTCGGACTGCTCCACATGGAAATCATCCAGGAGCGGATTCGGCGCGAGCACGACGTCGACATCATCTCGACTTACCCGAGCGTCGTTTACCACGTGGTGAAGCACGATGGCGTGGTGATCGAGGTCGACAACCCGGTTAACTTACCCGATCCGGGCACCATCATTGAAATTCGTGAGCCGATGATCAAAGCGGCTATCCACATCCCGAACGACGCCATGGGCGACATCCTTTCGCTCGTGATGGAGAAACGCGGCTTGGTCGACCACACGGACACCCTCGATGCCACGCGCGTGATGCTCAGTTGCTCGCTGCCGCTCAACGAAATCCTCGTCGATTTCAACGATCGGCTGAAGAGCGTCACGCACGGTTACGGCTCGATGGATTATGAACTGGGCGAATATCGCGCGGCCGACTTGGTGAAGATGGAAATTTTGGTGAACGCCGACCCCGTCGATGCCTTCGCCACGATCGTCCACCGGGACAAGGCGGAGGGCAAGGGAAGGGCCTTGTGCGAGAAACTCGCCGATATCATTCCGCCGCAGATGTTCAAAGTCGCGATTCAAGCCGCGATCGGTGGAAAGATCATCGCGCGCGACAACGTCCGCGAAATGCGCAAGGACGTGACTTCGAAATGCTACGGCGGTGACATCAGCCGCAAACGCAAACTCCTCGACAAACAGAAGGAGGGTAAGAAGAAAATGAAACAGTTCGGTCGCGTCTCGATCCCATCGGATGCGTTTATCAAGGTGCTGAAAACCAACTAAAGGTCTCCCGTGTTCGGACTCTTCGCCT harbors:
- the fabD gene encoding ACP S-malonyltransferase, whose protein sequence is MALALLFAGQGAQKVGMGRSLYEQSPAARARFDEADQVLGYSLTKLCFEGPESELTQTKHCQPALFVHGLALVDALREQGKLPNVQFALGLSLGELTAYAAAGVFDFATGLKIVAERGRLMQQACEQTAGAMAAVIGEERGRVAELCREFDVEAANFNAPGQIIISGEKEKIATAVAGAKERGMKKVIPLNVAGAYHSRLMESARAAFAAYLDGVAFAAPKFTVFTNTTGQVISEPAALKAALVKQVVSSVLWEDCMRSAAAAGATEFWELGPGGVLAGLARRTDKNWAIKSFTEFSDLAA
- the ruvA gene encoding Holliday junction branch migration protein RuvA, which gives rise to MITSIQGTLSSATPLHAIVELNGFGYEVNIPVTTAEKLPATGATVKLHTLVIYREDAQTLYGFATPAERDFFRLMIENVTGVGPKLALTIMSRLSLPLLESAIRLGDIGSLAKCPGIGKKTAERLVVELKSKVGGQSSLAGEASGAGVDTPGESRHRDAVAALTALGYRAADADQAVRRATLALGADASTEALIKKALA
- the lepA gene encoding translation elongation factor 4, producing the protein MTDVPHTRNFCIIAHVDHGKTTLSDRLLEYTNTVAHRVMTDQHLDSMDLEKERGITIKSHPVTMLYPAKDGISYRLNLMDTPGHVDFSYEVSRSLAACEGAVLLIDAAQGVEAQTVANAHLAFSQNLKVIPVINKIDLPSANLELCLQQLEDILAIPSDEAILASGKAGIGISDILEAVVARVPPPRWTNYPQTRALVFDSLYDSYRGVIAYARVFSGSLKAGDMVELMSNGVRTEVKEVGVFTPKMQKVAELDAGAVGYFVSNIKDPAEIKTGDTVTLSQRRATEMLPGYKEVRPMVFCGLYPVESSDYEKLKAAVGRLRLNDAAFVYQQESSIALGFGFRCGFLGLLHMEIIQERIRREHDVDIISTYPSVVYHVVKHDGVVIEVDNPVNLPDPGTIIEIREPMIKAAIHIPNDAMGDILSLVMEKRGLVDHTDTLDATRVMLSCSLPLNEILVDFNDRLKSVTHGYGSMDYELGEYRAADLVKMEILVNADPVDAFATIVHRDKAEGKGRALCEKLADIIPPQMFKVAIQAAIGGKIIARDNVREMRKDVTSKCYGGDISRKRKLLDKQKEGKKKMKQFGRVSIPSDAFIKVLKTN
- a CDS encoding type IV pilus twitching motility protein PilT, which codes for MTPHTEIFNELLKLAVENGASDIVIKANKPAYVRLGGRLKPVDMDPITNDIAGAFVEEHVPEVFRSRWDTEGQVDFAYAADGVGRFRVNGFHQRGLVSIVLRHIKSRVPDFEQLGLQSEALIRMSQAKDGILLVCGATGSGKSSTMAAMLNWINQNLEKHIVTIEDPIEYTFQDEKSVFQQREIGLDVPSFELAIKAVLRQNPDIILIGEMRDRETFETAISAAETGHLVFSTMHAATVAQSMTRLFEFFPPEEQVQARRQISGSLRGFVCQKLVPALEGGGRVPTNEILNADAVVKNLILEGQFEKIQGLLEGSADSHSFSFNKDIYRLIKAGKISKAEGLRYSPNPQALDMNLKGIFIKA
- the dapA gene encoding 4-hydroxy-tetrahydrodipicolinate synthase, giving the protein MKIRRLTGTLTALVTPFRNDAVDYDDLRKLVEFQIKGGIDGLVPVGTTGESPTLSHDEHMEVVRATIAAARGRVPVIAGTGSNSTREAVELTHQAHDAGADAMLVVAPYYNKPNAAGLLEHFSAIAEATDRPIVLYSIPGRCGIEISVAVVEQLRAKYAHVAHIKEAGGSVDRVDQLKHALGRDLTVLSGDDSLTLPFMAVGAEGVISVASNLLVRPVKQLVSAALANDFRTAAKVHRKLYPAFKALFLDPNPVPIKYALQRAGIIHSAEVRTPLVGIGDATRAAVDQALAAAGQR
- the dapB gene encoding 4-hydroxy-tetrahydrodipicolinate reductase; this encodes MALKLCLNGAKGRMGQAVLAAAEGAGLHVCAAIDVGDATGPAIAACDVIVDFSSHRATESLIAAATQHGKPLVIGTTGHSAEDKARLRPLAAAIPCVWAGNFSVGVNLLFALTRRATQVLGGDYDVEVLEMHHRFKKDAPSGTAARLLEIILEERQLNESALRHGRHGITGERSPSEVGIHALRGGDVVGDHTVMFAALGERLELTHKASDRGIFARGAVRAAQWVVTQPPGVYDMQDVLGLT